GTTGGGAGTTTCCGTGGGATTGTGCAAAAGGATCTATAATTTCATTTCAAAGGGGCATGTAAGTTGGTTGGTGCTAcgaaaaataaatcaaaaggaCTAAGGTAAAGTATGTGACTGTAGGTTTTGTTTTGGGGCTCTTCACAGTGAGAGTAATTTGACAGAATTTAGAGGTATAGTTAGTTAGTAGGTATTGTTTGCGTCAGCACAAAATATGCGTTAAAAATAACTTGAGAATTATATTATGTGATCACACTTGCCTTGAAACTGGGGCTTTTCGTGGAAGCGCAGTAATATTCAGCCACATTCGCGTCCAAAACTAACGTCAAACCATGATCAGTTCCGATACCTACAAAATAAGCTATTTCTTACATTTTTCGGTaggaaaaaaggtaattttCTGCTCGATGGGGTAAGTAAGCATGCAGCGGGCGCCCGGTTTATTACGATTGAGTACTTAGTTCGATAGATTACGTTTCCAATCGGTTTTCTTTTAGTAAAACTAGTCCCGTGAGCCGTGAGACACGATATTATATTTCGCAAACACAAGTCCAATACTACGTGCCTTAGACATCAGAATTTTATCTGTACCCCAGTTACTAATATTTCTGAACTGCACGTGTTAATTTGCATTGACGATAAGTAAAAGCTATGGGTACCTACATACTTTGTATGCTCCGTCCGTTCTAGGGTCCTACTTTATTAGACAAAATGTACTTAAAAGTGAAAATAACGTAGGTAGTGTTAACGTCTGCATAGGTATTGTTGACTATTACTAACCTCTGGGTCTCCATGGAAAACCGTTGTACGGCGCATCGGCCGGGTACCCGCCTTCGGGAGTCCAATCAACCGAAGGTAATGGGAACGTAAAATTCATATCGTTTAAATCTTTGCTGCAAACATTAAGCATACCTTAAATTAGAATAAACGTAACGACGAATTAATTCAATAGGTTTAATCTTGtatcaagtaggtaggtattacggATTGCGGAACAGCTTATTGCGATGGACGACGTTGAAGGTGCAACACAGGCCTTCGTCGGTCAGTTGCGCGTTGAACAAGTCCTGGCAGCTCATCTCGCCGGAGTCCCAAATGCACATCGCTAACATCTCGCTACATGGCTGGGTTACCTAGAGGCAAGAATAATTGCTCAGAAAATCTTGTAAAGGCTCTTTCACACAGGAAATCACGTGTGAAACCTGGAGCATTAAACCAAACGGtttagtacattttttgttttttcttttcgGGTCGTATCCATACATTGAATACGAGTAGTAGGTAATGGCAGTGAGGAaagtttaagcattttaagaACATCGCATAGATTATTAAAACTCACATTTATTAAGAAGGAGCGGAAGTAGTCCCAATCGGCGCTTTGAGCTACGTCGCTTACAAATATTTCTGTGTCATCCTGTGATGTGCATAAGCTTTCGAGTAATTTCTTGTTCACTGGATTactgataaaaatatttcaataaattacacaaagaaaatttacaataatATTAAACAAACCCTTAAAACTCACGTGTAAGATAATTTACTCTAAAACTATGGATCTGAAAAAGCATGTAAAATGTTTAAGTGCCACACACTAATAGCGTCTTTTGAGCTGCGCAATTtagccaacgttgcgtcgagcagcagccatagagttgagtagaagccgacgctcgggagataGCGTGGGGTGGCCATAATACCTCGattgtttaaatatttaccCATCTTTCTTATACCGTTCCGCGACACTTTTCTTCGCCTGATTGACGTTGCACACAGTAACGGCTGGAAAGGGCAGGTTCTGGAGAGCTATGTTCTCAGGGTTGATGCTCACGATCATGGGGGAACTTCGCCATTTCTCATATACGTTAAGGATGAAGAATCCCGCGCAAACTATGGAGCAACTGAATGCTCCTAACCAGAAGAATCTGTGGGCAGAAGAAGTTGCTCCGATAATGTTGTGTGAACTTGTATGGGGCAGGCATACCTTAATTTCAATAGCCAACCAAAAATGTACGCCGTGTTAATAACAATATTGCCTTATTAACTGTTAACATTGCAAGTCCGCAAGTTTGACACTTTCACTTGTAAGAATTCGCTAGTTTAGCTACTCGTGTTCATACAAAAATTGGAGAACTTTACAATGAAACGGTCGTGAACCCATTTAGTAGGCAAGAATTTTTAACTTTAGAGAGATAAAGAGAGAAAGACCGTGAGACCCTTATTTATTGCAATCAGTGTCACCTTGGACCCCTATCGCGTACCTTTCAAACCAAGTTAATTTCTTCTCTCCCACGTACCGGAGACCATGCAATGTGGACGTCAACAGATATTCTCTTAGGTCTTTCCGGACACCTCTGCCATCGCAACCTGATATTACATCCTGGTGAGAGTGGTGTGGTCTCTCCTGTGTAAAAATGTCtttatattataaaactatATTCACATGCACATctctttgtatttttacgtgTGTGCTACCGTTCCACAACATGGTAAAtaggttttatgacattttaaaCTAACTCCCAAAAAGGAGAAAAAATTCGTAGGTGCCTAGTCCATGAACGTACCTCACTCTTGCTTCTCGTTATAGTTCGTGTATGATCCCAAACATACCACGGTGCCGGATCGTGGCTATTTTCAGTGGTCCAATAATTAGCTTTTTGCTGAAACGACAGCACTCACTTAGTTAAATAATGTAACGTATGTTGAGATTAAGACCGGACTTAccccaaaaattacaaaaagaagttacgaaaatttaacaaaataaaggGTTAAGGGTTATAAAATATCTTAACTAAAGGATATAGTTAAATCacctaaaacatttttttaatattcagtTTTAAAAACCACCTTTCTGAAATCAGTTGAATCTCTCCGTGGACGTATTCCAAAGTTGTGATGAGGATAGACCATCATAGCACTATTAGCACTAGTATTTTTTCGAATCACGTCGAATTCAGAAAAAGTAGTGACGACAATGGCACAGGACTACTTGTAACGTAATTCCCCACTGTAAATGTTTGTGGTAGATAATCGTTTGATTGCAAAGCTGAATGATAGATCGACCTTGCCCCGCCTCAAAGGCTAGCTTTCGATAGCACAATTACACATTTTCTAGTTATTTGTCGTCCTGTCTGATCCATGTAATTAGATTTGTAGTTGCGTTCATTCGGCGGGGAACATTTAATTTCGTTAATTTAGATTTGATTTTGATAACATGTTTGAACAGTTAACGGCATCGGCATCTACACAGATTAATGTGATGGGAGATACTAAGGCACGTTTTAACTAATCAAAGTGTATTTTATTTATGCTGCGGTTCTGTTTCAAAATGTACCATTTATTATAGTTAAGTACTCAATATTGATATTACAAAGTCTAGGATCGGGAATTCCCAGTTTTCTGTGATCCATTGTCAACAACGACTGGGAACCatagtacctaaatatttatgCCAAGTCTGTCAAAAATCAAATTTCGCCTACAGTTAAagtaaggatttttttttctgatcaTTTCGCAGTATTTTAAATCATTGGGTTGCCACCAATATAGGGAGAGAGCCTAGAACCCtacgttaaataaatagttCCGCTCCCGTTACAGGTTATCGAGTTATGGCCGATGACTTTTTGTACTCGTACCTATTGAAATAAGCAGCTACGAAACctcttatttacctacatttaagTTGATAATGATACAATCTAAGATGAGCTGTTTCACATTTTATCTAATGAATTTAGAGATTTATTTTGTCGATGTCATCATTTCACGTCACTATTTTTGGTAGGTATTGTATTTAATCTGCCCTATTATAGGCACCTCTGTACAATACGTAATACctacttgtaggtaagtaccttttcAATGCTCGCACGTGTAGTCTATTTGGCTGCTTGTACCGTGCTAGGTATTAGCGGAATGTAAACTATGACGGGGAATGCAAACTCTATTACGGTTTGTTGACAACTTTTAATTCAAGCTTACGTTGACCTCTTCATGCTGCATCCTCAATTATGTAGTTAGATCGGGTTGATAAATGACATGAAATATCGATTGGAGTGAGCGGGTAGTGGCGTGGTGAGTGTGAGGATAGAAATAAATACTCGTAACGTTACCCGACGGAGAGCTCGAAAAGAAGAAGACAGTGAGACAAGTTCTTCAATAATGGTGagtaatttattttgattttaatattgacTCCGTTCTACAAAGGATATGTAAATAGGTGTATGACCATACCGGCCACGCTTGTATGTCCGGCCGTGTTGGGCCAGAATATTTCCCGCTAACCTTGTCCGCTTCTACAGCTACCTACCTACGTGTGTAGTGGAAAGGTGACTCAGAAATTGAAACAATCAGGTATTTTCCGTTCCATATAATTCGTTATTacgcatacatacataattatgtacaaaatatcattcaatataattttataaaagtaaCAAAAAGCCACAAAGATAGAAAGAGGCTGACGCACTTGCACTTGAAGTGTTCCTAAACGAAGAAGAGATCCGAGGAAGGAAGAGACGACGGAGCGGAGATCTAGCGTGTGACGGGCGCGGCTCTCCAGGAGCGCGGGTCACGGGCTAGCGCTGCGCTCGCGCCGCCGGGAGGGGAAGGGAAGGGATTCACCAGTGCTGCTGGGGAGCGTGCTGCGGGGGCGCGGCGTGGGCGGCCTGCTGGTGGGCAGCTAAGTGGGCGGCGCGCGCCGCGGCTACCTCAGGGGTGTCCAGGATGCCGGAGCCGTCGTTGGCCAGTCTGACCTGAGCGGCCTGGTGTTGGGGGGCACCCTGCCAGGAGGGAGCACCGTTCCACTGGTTGTGGGCGGGGGCGGCGTTCCACTGGTTGTGGGCGGGAGCGGCGTTCCACTGGTTGTGCGCGGGAGCAGCGTTCCACTGCTGGGCGGGGGCGGCGGACTTGGCGGCGGACAGGGCGGCGAGGTGAGCGGCGCGGGCCTGCGCTACTTCAGGGGTCTCGGCGACGGGGGCGGGAGCGGGGCCGGCGGCGTTCCAGGCGGGAGCGGCGTTCCACTGGTTGTGAGCGGGGGCAGCGTTCCACTGGTTTTGAGCGGGGGCAGCGTTCCACTGGTTGTGGGCGGGGGTGTTCCACTGCTGGGCGGGGGCGGCGTTCCATTTGGGCTGCTCAGCGCGCTGCCAGTACTCTTCGCTGTCCCAGCGGGGATCGTATGAGCCATCGTCCTGGGGGTTGGGGTTGTTCTGGGCGGCCTGTTGCAGGGCAGAGAGGTGGGCGGCGCGGGCCTGCGCTACCTCGGGGGTGTCGAGGATGTTGCGGCCATCCTGGGACAGCGCGATGTTGGCCGGGGGACCAGCCCAGCCCTGGCTAGCCTGAGCTCCGCACGCCAACGCCAAGCAAGCGAATACAATCTGTGAAAAACAGAATATAccattactaaaataaaatgaactTGTAATAATCCACTCGCGGTACATGTAATCGAAGGATAAATGGTTGTTTCTTGCATTCAGGTGTTGATTTTGTGTTTGATCGAAAACCTACAGTGTTACTTAAATCGCAGCAGTTGTAATAACCGCGGCtatagttattatttattgtaccaACTAGCGAGATAATATTCCGAGCTACTCGCCCGCACCGTGTCTAATTGCTAGCTGCCTCTCGTTATACAAAACGAGTTGTGGGTACCTATCTGGATTTAGTATAATTCTAGTAGTCTGATAAGTCGCCCTCGATAGTCAGGTGTCTGTTGTCTCGCAATTCAGGTACTTTATGTTCGTGTAATTTATACGATATAAAAGGATATAAAGATAACAAATTCATTCATAAACTAGAAGTTATctaacataatattaaattatgttGGTAATTGGAATTATATGATATAATAAGTCGGTATATTAGAGGTTATAAAAATAACGTTGATTCATAGAGTAGAAGTTATTTAAcacaatattaaattatattggtaACTAAATATGTGCTTAATGTTTAAGTTTAGTGACTTATAACTTACTTAAAGCCCTCGAGCAGCCTTTGTTACAAAAGctagtacatttattttaatgtatgcaAACAACCCAGATATAGTTGCACCGGGTGCTGTCAGTGATATGGAATGCGCGAGGTAAAAAGGTCAATTATAAATTTATGGTTGACCATCGATGCCagtttatttatacctataatGGGGGGGTTTAAAAATGATATTAAAATCAGGTTACTGAATGGATGCGATGCCAACTTTTATTGCAATTGGTCACCAAATATGGATCGATAAAAAATGTCTTGATATTGTTAAACATTTACTTGACCGCGGTTTCATACTTGATGGCATCCGtcaaacaaaaatgtataaTCGATTATTCACCGGTTTAAAGTCAAATGTTTGAACAAAAATCACAGTTACACCTgagtaattaattttaaaataatataatattgctTATTGTTAAACAAGTTCATAGCCAAAGTTGTTTTCATATACACAGTATATTTAATCTC
The window above is part of the Cydia splendana chromosome 19, ilCydSple1.2, whole genome shotgun sequence genome. Proteins encoded here:
- the LOC134800006 gene encoding pupal cuticle protein-like; the protein is MNPMIVFACLALACGAQASQGWAGPPANIALSQDGRNILDTPEVAQARAAHLSALQQAAQNNPNPQDDGSYDPRWDSEEYWQRAEQPKWNAAPAQQWNTPAHNQWNAAPAQNQWNAAPAHNQWNAAPAWNAAGPAPAPVAETPEVAQARAAHLAALSAAKSAAPAQQWNAAPAHNQWNAAPAHNQWNAAPAHNQWNGAPSWQGAPQHQAAQVRLANDGSGILDTPEVAAARAAHLAAHQQAAHAAPPQHAPQQHW